The nucleotide sequence CTCCACGATGTCCTGGCCGTCGATCATGCCATTCACTTGTGGCACGTCCTTCAGCGCCTGCACCACGGCCTTCACGAAGAAGGACATGAAGCCGAGCTTCACGCCGTGCTTCTTGAGGAAGTCCTCCTGCACGGCCTTGCGCAGGTCCATGACGGCGGACATGTCAGCCTCGTTGAAGGTGGTGAGGATCGCCGCGGTCTGCTGGGCATTCACGAGGTGCGTCGCGATCTTGCGGCGCAGCATGCTCATCTTCTTGCGGGTCGTGCGACCGTCGGTGACTGGCGCGGATGCGGCGGCGGGAGAAGACGGGGCGGTAGGAAGCTCGATGGCGCGTGGCTTTGGTGCCTCGGCCGGTGCCGGAGCGGGCGCAGCGGCGGCGGCGGGAGCCGGAGTCGCGGCAGATGCCGGTGCGGAGGCCGGAGCAGCAGCGACATCGCCGACGGCAATGCGGGCGACCACGGTGCCGATGGCGACCTCGGTGCCTTCAGCGACGAGGATCTTGAGCGTGCCGGAAGCTTCCGCCTCCAGTTCACTGGAGACCTTGTCGGTTTCCAGGGTCACGAGCACTTCGCCCTTGGTGACGGCGGCGCCGTCGGACTTGTGCCAGCGGCCGACATTCGCAGAGGTGATGGACTCGCCGGCGGCGGGCACCTTCACGTCGAGCACTTGTCCGCTCGCCGAGGCAGGGGCCGGTGCGGCGGAGGCAGCAGGCGCGGATGCCGGGGCTGCTGCGGCAGGAGCCGGAGCACTGCCGGAAGCAGCGGCGGTCTCGTCGAGCTTGGCGATCACGGTGCCGATGGCGACTTCCTCCCCTTCCCCGACGATGATCGTGAGGACCCCGTCGGCGGCGGCTTCAAGTTCGCTGGAAACCTTGTCGGTTTCGAGCGTCACGAGGATTTCACCTTTGCGGACGGCTTCGCCGTTCTGCTTGTGCCAGCGGGCGACATTGGCCGAGGTGATGGACTCACCGGCTGCGGGTACTTTGACTTCGAGAGACATCGGGAAAGGCTTTAGTGGAGACGAGAAAATCGGGAATGCAAGGAGAGGCGGATAGCAGTCTGCCTGCCACCCGCCATCTACCAATCTCAGACGTTGAACGCGGCCTCGAGGAGGGCCTTGTGTTCCTTGTAGTGCTGGGCCTTCGACCCGGCGGCCGGGCTGGAGGCGCGGTTGCGGCCGGCGTAGCGCACGCGGCGGTCCAGCACCTTCTCCAGGCGTGGGAAGATGTAGGACCACGCACCCATGTTGAGCGGTTCTTCCTGGCACCAGACGAACTTGCTCGCGGCTCCGTATTGGCCGACCAGCGCGGCGATGAGCTCGTCGTGGAAGGGATAGAGCTGCTCCACGCGGAGGATGGCGGTGTTCGTGATGCCATGCTCCTCGCGGTAGGCGGCGAGATCGTAGTAAACCTTGCCCGAGCAGAAGACGATGCGCTCGACCGACATCGGATCGTCGAAGTGCTTCGGATCCGGCAGCACTTCCTGGAAGCACGAGCCCTCGAGGAAGTCGGCCTCCTGGGAGACCGCTTCCGGACGCGTGAGCAGGCTCTTCGGCGTCATCAGGATCAGCGGCTTGCGGAAAGGACGCATCTTCTGGCGGCGCAGCGCGTGGAAGTACTGGGCCGGCGTGGTGAAGTTCCCGACGATGATGTTCTTTCCGGCGCAGAGCTGGAGGAAGCGCTCGAGGCGGGCGCTGGAGTGCTCCGGGCCCTGGCCTTCGTAGCCGTGTGGCAGCAGCATCACGAGGTCGGATGGCGTCTGCCACTTCGACTCGGCGGAGGCGATGAACTGGTCGATGATGACCTGCGCGCCGTTCGAGAAGTCACCGAACTGGGCTTCCCACAGGGTCAGCATGTTCGGCGCACCGAGCGAGTAGCCGTAGTCGAAGCCGAGCACGGCGAACTCCGAGAGGAAGGAATTGTAGACGCAGAACTTCGCCTGATTCGGGCTGACGTGCTCCAGCGGGATGTAGCGGGCGCGCGTCTCGGAATCGTAGAAGACCGCGTGGCGGTGCGAGAAGGTACCGCGGCGGCAATCCTGACCGGAGAGGCGGACCTGATGACCTTCGGTAAGGAGGGCACCCCAAGCGAGGGATTCGGCGAAGGCCCAGTCGATCGGCCCGCCATTCTGGAGGGCTTCCTGACGGCGCGGGACGAAACGCTTGGCGAGGGTCGGGTGGAGATTGAAGCCATCCGGCACGGTGGTCAGCACCTGACCGACATGCTGGAGCAGGTCACGGCCGATGCCGGTGGGCACGGGCGCGTGGGTGTAGGGCATCTGCTCGACCGCGGTGGAGCCGCTGAATGCGCTGCGGTCGCCCTTTTCCTGGAGCTCCAGCATCTTCGCATGGCCTGCCTCGAAGCGATCCCAGATGTCCTGCTCGATCTTGTCGGCTTCGGCCTGGGAAAGCACGCCCTGCGCGACGAGCTGCTTCTTGTAGATCTGGCCGATGGTCTCGCGGCCCTGGATCAGCTTGTAGATGTGCGGCTGGGTGAACGCGGCCTGGTCGGTCTCGTTGTGGCCCTGGCGGCGGTA is from Luteolibacter flavescens and encodes:
- the sucB gene encoding dihydrolipoyllysine-residue succinyltransferase, which codes for MSLEVKVPAAGESITSANVARWHKQNGEAVRKGEILVTLETDKVSSELEAAADGVLTIIVGEGEEVAIGTVIAKLDETAAASGSAPAPAAAAPASAPAASAAPAPASASGQVLDVKVPAAGESITSANVGRWHKSDGAAVTKGEVLVTLETDKVSSELEAEASGTLKILVAEGTEVAIGTVVARIAVGDVAAAPASAPASAATPAPAAAAAPAPAPAEAPKPRAIELPTAPSSPAAASAPVTDGRTTRKKMSMLRRKIATHLVNAQQTAAILTTFNEADMSAVMDLRKAVQEDFLKKHGVKLGFMSFFVKAVVQALKDVPQVNGMIDGQDIVENHFYDIGVAIGTEKGLIVPVIRDADKKSFAQIEQDILDYAKKAKDGKIAIEDLQGGVFTISNGGTYGSLLSTPILNPPQSGILGMHTIQQRPVAVNNQVVIRPMMYLALSYDHRLVDGKEAVTFLIRIKDCIENPTRLMLEM
- a CDS encoding 2-oxoglutarate dehydrogenase E1 component; translated protein: MKSSVSARLNADLLEQQYALWCSDPRSVDPTWSAFFEGFELGVAQLKPKGGEAAAPTGAPAASGSTSETDLAFYGKVVSLVYNFRALGHTQAHINPLSDRPERNPRLDISQFGFTEADMDREASNPLFRDGAKMKLRDMIAALEATYSGHIGFEFTHIHNTTVRNWVRHRIEGHALREEDPASRKVQAMGWLIESDSFENFLGKKFLGEKRFSLEGGEGAMVVLNAILEKCPAAGVLEIEMGMAHRGRLNVLANFVRKSLTTILYEFTPNYMPDLVAGDGDVKYHLGYESVRELADGKVRVSLAANPSHLEAVNPVVEGKARARQRILGDDGVATDRKRVLPILLHGDAAFAGQGPVAECLNLSQLPGYRTGGTIHLIINNQIGFTTMPADARSSAYATDVAKMIEAPILHVNGEVPMELYWAAQFALEFRQQFGRDVVIDMYCYRRQGHNETDQAAFTQPHIYKLIQGRETIGQIYKKQLVAQGVLSQAEADKIEQDIWDRFEAGHAKMLELQEKGDRSAFSGSTAVEQMPYTHAPVPTGIGRDLLQHVGQVLTTVPDGFNLHPTLAKRFVPRRQEALQNGGPIDWAFAESLAWGALLTEGHQVRLSGQDCRRGTFSHRHAVFYDSETRARYIPLEHVSPNQAKFCVYNSFLSEFAVLGFDYGYSLGAPNMLTLWEAQFGDFSNGAQVIIDQFIASAESKWQTPSDLVMLLPHGYEGQGPEHSSARLERFLQLCAGKNIIVGNFTTPAQYFHALRRQKMRPFRKPLILMTPKSLLTRPEAVSQEADFLEGSCFQEVLPDPKHFDDPMSVERIVFCSGKVYYDLAAYREEHGITNTAILRVEQLYPFHDELIAALVGQYGAASKFVWCQEEPLNMGAWSYIFPRLEKVLDRRVRYAGRNRASSPAAGSKAQHYKEHKALLEAAFNV